In Bufo gargarizans isolate SCDJY-AF-19 chromosome 6, ASM1485885v1, whole genome shotgun sequence, a single genomic region encodes these proteins:
- the RBM38 gene encoding RNA-binding protein 38, with protein MHTVQKDTTFTKIFVGGLPYHTTDSSLRKYFEVFGDIDEAVVITDRQTSKSRGYGFVTMADRAAAERACKDPNPIIDGRKANVNLAYIGAKPRNLQTGLTIGVQQLHPAFIQRPIGLTPQYIYPQALIQPSVVIPTPIQTLQSPYIDYNAATQAYTHYTTAAYEQYPYAASPATGYMGYGYTSAVQQPITGTTTGAPPTAYIQYQPAQLQPDRMQ; from the exons ATGCACACAGTGCAGAAGGACACCACGTTCACAAAAATCTTTGTAGGGGGGCTCCCATATCACACGACCGACTCGTCCCTCAGGAAATACTTTGAGGTTTTTGGGGATATAGATGAAGCTGTGGTGATTACGGACAGGCAGACCAGCAAGTCCAGGGGCTATGGCTTT GTCACAATGGCAGACAGAGCGGCTGCTGAACGGGCCTGCAAAGACCCCAATCCCATTATAGATGGCCGCAAAGCAAATGTGAACCTCGCCTACATTGGAGCCAAGCCAAGGAACCTCCAAACTG GTTTAACAATCGGAGTGCAGCAACTACACCCAGCCTTCATCCAGAGACCTATCGG GCTGACGCCACAATATATCTACCCTCAAGCCCTCATCCAGCCAAGTGTGGTCATTCCAACGCCAATCCAGACCCTACAGTCTCCGTATATTGATTATAACGCTGCTACACAAGCCTACACCCATTACACCACAGCTGCCTATGAACAATATCCCTATGCAGCCTCGCCCGCCACTGGCTACATGGGCTATGGCTATACCAGTGCTgtccagcagccaatcactggtaccACCACGGGAGCACCACCCACTGCATACATCCAATACCAGCCTGCACAGCTCCAGCCGGATCGTATGCAGTGA